In one Denitratisoma sp. genomic region, the following are encoded:
- a CDS encoding tetratricopeptide repeat protein, whose translation MHPQVASAYQAFQAGDFATALRDYQQVLKTEPKNADALHGLAALSLREGRFEAAENLYLRILEADPKDNAAQAGLIGLRGQVDPIQSESRLKTLLASQPESPFLNFTLGNVYAQQGRWNDAQQAYFRAYSGDSENPDYQFNLAVSLDQLRQPKLALQYYQGALAAAAQRPAAFDRNLVAGRVSELQK comes from the coding sequence GTGCATCCCCAGGTCGCCAGCGCCTACCAGGCTTTCCAGGCGGGCGATTTCGCCACGGCGCTGCGCGACTACCAGCAGGTGCTGAAGACCGAGCCGAAGAACGCCGATGCCCTGCACGGCCTCGCCGCCCTCAGCCTGCGCGAGGGCCGCTTCGAGGCGGCGGAGAACCTCTACCTGCGCATCCTGGAAGCCGATCCCAAGGACAATGCGGCCCAGGCCGGGCTGATCGGCCTGCGCGGGCAGGTCGACCCGATCCAGTCCGAGAGCCGGCTGAAGACCCTGCTGGCCAGCCAGCCCGAATCTCCCTTCCTGAATTTCACCCTGGGCAACGTCTATGCCCAGCAGGGCCGCTGGAACGATGCGCAGCAGGCCTATTTCCGCGCCTATTCCGGCGACAGCGAGAATCCCGACTACCAGTTCAACCTGGCCGTCAGCCTCGACCAATTGCGCCAACCCAAGCTCGCCTTGCAGTATTATCAGGGAGCGCTTGCTGCGGCTGCCCAACGCCCTGCCGCCTTCGACAGGAACCTGGTCGCCGGCCGCGTCAGCGAACTGCAAAAATAA